One segment of Syntrophales bacterium DNA contains the following:
- the moaA gene encoding GTP 3',8-cyclase MoaA → MLETLYIFQGKLMIDNYNRNINYLRVSITDRCNLRCVYCMPKEGVSVIGHNDILKYEEILRVVNVAVKTGIVKVRVTGGEPLVRKGVVDFLTSLKTIDGLKDISLTTNGILLENFAEGLFNAGIRRINVSLDSLNPEKYASITRGGNLKAVLRGIDKVYKTGFSPIKINVVVIKGVNEDEVLDFAKLSIEKPYQVRFIELMPVGEAGADNNDKHVSNDSVMEKIGKYHILEPVSGPGNKTDGPARIYRIQGGRGEIGFISPVSHHFCESCNRLRLTADGHLRACLLSDEENDLKDPLRSGCSDPELEDLIKTIIAKKPTRYDIAISDKVHFKKCARNMHSIGG, encoded by the coding sequence ATGTTAGAAACTCTTTATATCTTTCAAGGAAAGCTCATGATCGACAACTATAATAGAAATATCAACTATTTAAGAGTTTCAATTACCGACAGATGCAACCTTCGCTGTGTGTACTGCATGCCCAAGGAGGGGGTGTCGGTGATCGGTCACAATGATATACTCAAATATGAAGAAATATTAAGAGTGGTTAACGTTGCCGTGAAAACAGGAATTGTAAAGGTCAGGGTGACCGGTGGAGAACCATTGGTAAGGAAGGGGGTTGTCGATTTCCTTACTTCTCTTAAAACAATAGATGGACTGAAGGATATTAGCCTGACAACGAATGGCATACTGCTTGAAAACTTTGCTGAGGGGCTCTTCAATGCAGGTATACGGCGAATAAATGTCAGCCTCGATTCCCTCAATCCAGAAAAATATGCGAGCATTACCAGGGGAGGAAATCTGAAAGCAGTTCTCAGGGGTATTGACAAGGTATACAAGACAGGGTTCTCACCGATCAAGATCAACGTCGTGGTAATAAAGGGCGTGAACGAAGATGAGGTTCTGGATTTTGCAAAGCTGTCAATAGAAAAACCGTATCAGGTGAGATTTATTGAATTGATGCCCGTCGGTGAGGCGGGTGCTGATAATAATGATAAACATGTATCCAACGATTCCGTAATGGAAAAAATAGGGAAATATCATATACTTGAACCAGTATCCGGCCCGGGCAACAAAACGGACGGTCCCGCCCGCATTTACAGGATACAGGGCGGGAGGGGAGAAATCGGCTTCATAAGTCCTGTGAGTCACCATTTTTGTGAATCATGCAACAGGCTTCGTCTCACCGCTGACGGTCATCTCCGGGCATGTTTGCTTTCTGATGAAGAGAACGACCTGAAGGATCCGCTCCGCTCCGGGTGCAGCGATCCGGAACTGGAGGACTTGATAAAAACGATCATTGCCAAAAAACCAACACGATACGATATCGCTATCTCCGATAAGGTACATTTCAAAAAATGTGCAAGAAATATGCATTCAATAGGAGGCTAA
- a CDS encoding cytochrome b/b6 domain-containing protein translates to MSEKMYLHPLTERVWHWIHAILILLLILTGIQIHWPDTVNIFGNYSTAITIHEWSGIFVLLDFFIWLFYNLISKRISHYIPRKEDIYPGIPKQARYYIYGIFKHEPHPYSASEDNKFNPLQKMAYFKFMVFMMPLLLISGVLYLYPLSFAFLIAFIGGLKVVAVVHFIMAILFTAFLVAHLYLATTGHTIFADFIAMITGYAEKEEH, encoded by the coding sequence ATGTCTGAGAAAATGTATTTACATCCATTAACTGAACGGGTCTGGCACTGGATACATGCCATCCTGATCTTATTGCTCATATTAACGGGCATACAGATACACTGGCCAGATACCGTAAACATCTTTGGAAATTATTCCACCGCTATAACTATTCATGAATGGTCAGGAATATTTGTGCTTCTGGATTTCTTCATCTGGTTGTTTTACAATTTGATCTCAAAGCGAATTTCCCATTATATACCGAGGAAAGAAGATATATATCCAGGAATTCCTAAACAGGCAAGATACTATATCTATGGTATATTCAAGCACGAGCCGCACCCCTATTCTGCATCTGAGGATAATAAATTCAATCCACTGCAAAAAATGGCGTACTTTAAATTCATGGTTTTCATGATGCCTCTTTTGCTTATCAGTGGCGTTCTGTATTTATATCCTTTAAGTTTTGCTTTCCTCATTGCTTTTATCGGTGGCTTGAAAGTAGTAGCCGTTGTTCACTTTATCATGGCTATCCTATTCACAGCTTTTTTGGTTGCGCACCTTTATTTAGCTACCACCGGTCACACCATTTTTGCTGATTTTATTGCTATGATTACAGGGTATGCGGAAAAAGAGGAGCATTAA